In one window of Mus pahari chromosome 3, PAHARI_EIJ_v1.1, whole genome shotgun sequence DNA:
- the Mtg2 gene encoding mitochondrial ribosome-associated GTPase 2 isoform X3 codes for MWTGLALPSLSTFRAMVSTRLALAKTCTVFEGVLKWAPTTCAVLRPGQLLQAPCRLLSVGIVDHAKHREPSGKKLLSEKKLKRHFVDHRRVLVRGGSGGSGMSCFHSEPRKEFGGPDGGDGGNGGHIILRVDQQVKSLSSVLSQYQGFNGEDGGSKNCSGRGGATLYIQVPVGTLVKEGDKIVADLSNLGDEYVAALGGAGGKGNRFFLANDNRAPVTCTPGQPGQERVLYLELKTMAHAGMVGFPNAGKSSLLRAISNARPAVASYPFTTLNPHVGIVHYEGHQQVAVADIPGIIRGAHQNKGLGLGFLRHIERCRFFLFVVDLSLPEPWTQVDDLKYELEKFEEGLSERSHVIIANKIDLPQARARLPQLQARLGPGVIALSALTGENLEQLLLHLKELHDAHIEAELEQGRQPLRW; via the exons ATGTGGACTGGCTTGGCCTTGCCCAGCCTTTCCACTTTCAg GGCCATGGTATCTACCAGACTTGCCTTGGCAAAGACTTGCACTGTGTTTGAGGGTGTTTTGAAATGGGCTCCAACCACATGTGCTGTCCTCAGGCCTGGCCAGCTTCTGCAAGCACCATGCAGATTGCTGTCTGTGGGCATTGTAGATCACGCTAAGCACCGGGAGCCTTCTGGGAAGAAGCTTCTGTCAGAGAAGAAACTG AAAAGGCATTTCGTGGATCACCGGAGAGTGCTGGTCCGTGGAGGAAGTGGGGGCTCTGGCATGAGCTGCTTCCACAGTGAGCCCCGCAAGGAGTTTGGAGGCCCTGATGGTGGGGATGGAGGAAATGGTGGACACATCATCCTGAGAG TTGACCAGCAAGTCAAGTCCTTGTCCTCAGTCTTATCCCAGTATCAGGGTTTCAATGGAGAAGACGGTGGCAGTAAAAATTGCTCTGGACGAGGTGGTGCCACCCTCTACATCCAG GTCCCTGTGGGTACCTTGGTGAAAGAAGGAGACAAGATCGTGGCTGACCTATCTAACCTGGGAGATGAGTACGTGGCTGCTCTCGGGGGTGCAGGAGGAAAAGGCAATCGTTTCTTCCTGGCCAATGACAACCGTGCCCCTGTAACTTGCACCCCTGGACAACCGGGTCAGGAGCGGGTCCTCTACTTGGAACTCAAGACAATGGCTCACGCTGGGATG GTtggcttcccaaatgctgggaaatCCTCTCTACTTCGAGCCATTTCAAATGCAAGACCCGCTGTAGCTTCCTACCCGTTCACCACCTTGAACCCTCACGTGGGGATCGTTCACTATGAAGGCCACCAACAGGTAGCAG TGGCAGACATCCCGGGCATCATCCGAGGTGCACACCAGAACAAGGGCCTGGGCCTCGGCTTCCTCAGGCATATCGAGCGTTGTCGCTTCTTCCTGTTTGTTGTGGATCTTTCCTTGCCTGAGCCGTGGACTCAGGTTGATGATTTAAAATATGAACTAGAGAAGTTTGAAGAGGGCCTGTCAGAGAGGTCCCACGTGATCATTGCAAATAAGATCGATCTCCCGCAGGCCAGAGCCCGTCTGCCTCAGCTCCAGGCCCGCCTGGGACCTGGGGTCATAGCCCTGTCGGCGCTGACTGGGGAGAACCTGGAGCAGCTGCTTCTACACCTGAAGGAGCTGCATGATGCCCACATAGAGGCCGAGCTGGAGCAGGGCCGCCAGCCTCTCAGGTGGTAG
- the Mtg2 gene encoding mitochondrial ribosome-associated GTPase 2 isoform X4 — translation MVSTRLALAKTCTVFEGVLKWAPTTCAVLRPGQLLQAPCRLLSVGIVDHAKHREPSGKKLLSEKKLKRHFVDHRRVLVRGGSGGSGMSCFHSEPRKEFGGPDGGDGGNGGHIILRVDQQVKSLSSVLSQYQGFNGEDGGSKNCSGRGGATLYIQVPVGTLVKEGDKIVADLSNLGDEYVAALGGAGGKGNRFFLANDNRAPVTCTPGQPGQERVLYLELKTMAHAGMVGFPNAGKSSLLRAISNARPAVASYPFTTLNPHVGIVHYEGHQQVAVADIPGIIRGAHQNKGLGLGFLRHIERCRFFLFVVDLSLPEPWTQVDDLKYELEKFEEGLSERSHVIIANKIDLPQARARLPQLQARLGPGVIALSALTGENLEQLLLHLKELHDAHIEAELEQGRQPLRW, via the exons ATGGTATCTACCAGACTTGCCTTGGCAAAGACTTGCACTGTGTTTGAGGGTGTTTTGAAATGGGCTCCAACCACATGTGCTGTCCTCAGGCCTGGCCAGCTTCTGCAAGCACCATGCAGATTGCTGTCTGTGGGCATTGTAGATCACGCTAAGCACCGGGAGCCTTCTGGGAAGAAGCTTCTGTCAGAGAAGAAACTG AAAAGGCATTTCGTGGATCACCGGAGAGTGCTGGTCCGTGGAGGAAGTGGGGGCTCTGGCATGAGCTGCTTCCACAGTGAGCCCCGCAAGGAGTTTGGAGGCCCTGATGGTGGGGATGGAGGAAATGGTGGACACATCATCCTGAGAG TTGACCAGCAAGTCAAGTCCTTGTCCTCAGTCTTATCCCAGTATCAGGGTTTCAATGGAGAAGACGGTGGCAGTAAAAATTGCTCTGGACGAGGTGGTGCCACCCTCTACATCCAG GTCCCTGTGGGTACCTTGGTGAAAGAAGGAGACAAGATCGTGGCTGACCTATCTAACCTGGGAGATGAGTACGTGGCTGCTCTCGGGGGTGCAGGAGGAAAAGGCAATCGTTTCTTCCTGGCCAATGACAACCGTGCCCCTGTAACTTGCACCCCTGGACAACCGGGTCAGGAGCGGGTCCTCTACTTGGAACTCAAGACAATGGCTCACGCTGGGATG GTtggcttcccaaatgctgggaaatCCTCTCTACTTCGAGCCATTTCAAATGCAAGACCCGCTGTAGCTTCCTACCCGTTCACCACCTTGAACCCTCACGTGGGGATCGTTCACTATGAAGGCCACCAACAGGTAGCAG TGGCAGACATCCCGGGCATCATCCGAGGTGCACACCAGAACAAGGGCCTGGGCCTCGGCTTCCTCAGGCATATCGAGCGTTGTCGCTTCTTCCTGTTTGTTGTGGATCTTTCCTTGCCTGAGCCGTGGACTCAGGTTGATGATTTAAAATATGAACTAGAGAAGTTTGAAGAGGGCCTGTCAGAGAGGTCCCACGTGATCATTGCAAATAAGATCGATCTCCCGCAGGCCAGAGCCCGTCTGCCTCAGCTCCAGGCCCGCCTGGGACCTGGGGTCATAGCCCTGTCGGCGCTGACTGGGGAGAACCTGGAGCAGCTGCTTCTACACCTGAAGGAGCTGCATGATGCCCACATAGAGGCCGAGCTGGAGCAGGGCCGCCAGCCTCTCAGGTGGTAG